The genomic region AAACGGCATCGCCGTCAGCTGTCCGTCAACTTCAGCAGTGATGGCCGTGCCGGCTGGCAGAGGCTTATCTCCCCAGAACTCAGTGCTGGGCGGGTACCCATACCAGAGCCGTGTTCCATCTGCGGCTCGTGGTCCATCCCAGATTCTGCCCATGACGACCGCGTCGTCCTCGGTGATCGGGCCCGCCTCGGTCATTCTTCCGACGACCCGAGCCGGATCGAAGGCCCACGTGTTGAAGATGCCGATTCCGTCGTTGACCACGCCGAACTCCTGCTCTAGATCCCTCAAGGCGGCCTGGCGGAAGACGCGCATCTTCATCGCTGGCAGGTAGTTGTCGTGCTCTTTCATCACCACCGAGGGCCACAGCGTGTGTATGAGTTGCCGAGCGAAGTAGATCCCCGGATCAGCGGCCCAAATCCCGTCGTAGTCCTTTGGATACTGCTGCGCCTGCGACATGGCTTGCCTGCCGCCACCCGACGTTCCCTGGAGGTACGAATAGAGAGGGGATGCTCCGTGGATGGCCTCCGTGACCGCTTTTCCCACGACAGCGATCTCGTGCGTAGCCAAGTGCCCCCATATGCGGATCAGGTCCCAGTCGAGTTCTTGAGTTTCGGGGTCCAGTCCCCAATCGGCGAAGCGGTCGTCGCGGTTGGCTCCATCCGTCGATGCGGTGGCGAACCCGTTCCGCAAGCCCCTCGCTAAGTTCAGCAAACGCACATACGGAGGTATCAAAGCGTTTAATGCCGTTCGATTTCCGCCGCCTGCAGTGCCCAGAAACCTGCCGTTCCAGGCAAGCGGAACCCACACCGTTATTTTCTCGACGTGTCCGCCGAGGGATTCCAGATCTATTCGCACGTCGCAGAAGCCCGGCAGGTCGGTTTCGGGCGGAAGACTCCCGAATGGCCCCGGCGGAGGCTGATAGACGCCTCTCCGATTGATCTGGACCATAGTCACGGTCGCGCCGGGAATGCTCCGCAGCGCATCCTGGATAACGTCGGTGTTGCACCGAGACTCAGCATCTTCTGACGTAGTCAAGGCGTCAACGGGAAACCACAGTGTGGGATCGTCCGAGTGTTCTTTGGTGATACTTGACATAAGACCTTCCTAGCGACGTGACCTATTAGTGCGCGAGACATGCGCGGACAAAGCGACGCGGCGCTCTCCAGGAGACGACGTGACGCACTCGCCCGGCTCCGGACGAGCATCATCTGGGTGTAGCCGAGGTACTCCGTCTGATGCCGGTTCCGCGGATCAGACACGACATTGTGGTTCCTCTTTCGCTAGCTACCGGGTGATCGTGCACCCGGTACCAATCATTATTAACGGCCGCGAGGAGTTATAGAACCCGCCGTCCGCTGCAGGATATCGCTCTGATCCCCCGCCTAATGGCGCCTCTCGACGAAGTAGCACGTGATGCGGCTCCACCCGTTACATTTATCGGGTCCCCGAGGGCCGGGGATTTGGTCGCTGTGCCCGGTATGACTTCTTGCCCTGTCATTTGATGATCCGAATCTTCAATATCTGTCAAGTCGCCCTAGGACCGTGTCGTTAGGGGTGTGGAGTGCGTTCAGGGCGCGGTAGAGGTGCCGGGCGAGATATCTCTTGAGGATGCGGCGGGTCTCTCGTGGGTTCTTGCCTTCGGCTTTCTCGCGTTCGTCATAGGCCCGGGTGACGAGGTCGCGGGCCATCCTGACGACGGTGGCCATGTGGGATTGGCTCCGGCCAGAGCGGCGAAGGCGGCCTCCGAACGTACCCTGCCCAGATGCGACCAGGCCGTGTAGACCACGGCGGCGGTCACGGTCCCGATTCCTGTTTCTTCCAGAAGCGGAGCGGCGGGGCTGGCCTCCAGGAGCTCCGTGGTGCGGGTGTGATTGTCCTTAAGCTCGGCGTCCAGCGTGGTGATGCGTTTGGCGAGCCGGACGGCCTCGGCCCGCGCAGTCGACAGGGCCAGCTCTTCGTCGCGGGCGCGCCAGTGAGATGTCTCGGTGATCTGGGTATCGGTGAGGGGCTTGCGGGCGTCGATTCCTAGGTCGACGGCCCGCGGTAGGGCGGTAAGGGCGTTGACCTTAGCGGTTCGCTCGAGCGTCATCTGCTCTCTGGCGGCGACCAGGACGCGCAGGGCGGCACGGATTCCATCGTCCTGTCGGGGGATTCGCAGATGAGCCTGGTCCAGTGGAAGAGCTGCTGCAGCGATCGCGGCCGCGTCCAGCGGATCGGATTTTCCGGCGCCCCGGCGGGCGGGTGCGTAGGCTCTGGGGGCTTCAACGACTCGGTACCCGCCCTTCCGACGGTGCCCGTGAGCAGGGCCCCGTAGCTGCCGGTGCCCTCGATGACCTACAAGGCACCGAGGTCGCCGCCCGTGCGGCGTGCGGCCCAGGCGATCGCACGGTTCCTGCCGGCGTGCGTATTCGGGAAGGCCTGGGTGCCCAGATGCTCGCCGCTGGCAGCGCTAACGGCATAGGTATGTGTGCGGGCGTGGGTGTCCACGCCGATGACGAACGGGTGGGAGCATGCGACAGTGGTCATCGCGGCCGGGGTTCCTTCCTTACAAACGGGCAGATGCTTCAGGCCGCGCGGTGCGGCCGGACGCCGGCCCGGGTGAAGGTCACTCCGAGGCATTCCTGTGATGACCCACAGTCCCTAAGGGGCTGGGCAGTCTTCTGATCAAGCCATCGAGGTGGGCCGGGCAGGCCTGGCCGCCATTCCCGTGACCGGACAATTCGGATCCAAGGCCCACGAAAGGGCCGACGGGGTGTTGAGTCACAGCCAGGAAGTGGCGTCCAGCACCAACCCTGCCAGCCAGTCCCAGACCAGCCGCATCAGGACTCACCGGGAGACGCAACTGAGGTGCGTGTCAACTAAAATTAGTTGAAGTTGCAACTAATTTAGTTCACGTAATGAACGTTTCGTCACGGAGCGAAAGGGCTACTGATGCTTCATTGAGCAGGGGTCAAGATTTCGAGCGGACACATGTGTGGCAACCATGATGGGTCGGGACTGGCTGGCGGTAAGCCCGCACGGTCCGGAAGGCTTCCGGCAGGACGTGGAGTTGCCGCCCCCTTGTAGGGGAGCGGTAGTCATTCGGAGTTGCTTGGAAGATGGCAAAAAGGGGGTGTGCACACTCTGGCCTCCAGATCGGGTCGTACCGGGGCCGGACTGGACCGGATGCCGCATGTTTCCATGGTTGCCCAGTTTTTGCAGGGGTTGAAATGCAGCTCGAGTCCAAGCTCGGGCACGTGTTTTCCCTGTTCGGGGGCTTGTGGTCAGACGACGTCCGGGTCTGCCTGGCTGGCTCGTCTGAGAGTCGCCTCGTGCTCGCGTAGAACAAGTTTCATCAGGCCGGGGAAGCGGCGGTCGAGTTCTTCGCGGCGAATCCAGTTCCTGTGCCGGTTGCCCTGTGCTTCCTGTTTGATGATTCCGGACTCGCGGAGGACGCGCCAGTGCCGCGTCAGGGCCGATTTCGACACGCCGAAGTCGGAGCCGCTGCACCCGGTGCCGGGCTCCGCGGCGATGAACTCGACGATCGCGCGCCGGGTGGGATCGTTCAGCGCGAACATGACGGCGAACAGGTTGAAATCCTCCTCGGCCGGGATCGTAAGGGGATTCGCCAAGCGACTGGCCATGATGGCGTTCCTATCTGTCTGACTTTTACAAAGCCCGATGTACACATTTGCGCGTACATGGGTTACGCTTCTTGTACACGAATAAGTGTACATCCAGTCCGCACCTGTCGTGTGGGACCAAACAACAAAAGGAAACACCCATGAAGATCACTGTTATCGGCGCTGGAGCTATCGGCGGCAACCTCGCACGTCGTCTCAGCGAAGCAGGACACGACGTTCTCGTCGCTGACGCCCGCGGACCGGAAGTCGTCGCTGAAGACGTCCTCGCCGCCGGCGCGCGTGCCGCCGAGGTGGACGCCGCGGTCACGGACCGCGACGCGATCGTGCTGGCGATCCCGTTCTCGGTACAGCCGGATCTCGCCGATCTCCTGGCCGGCGTGTCCAAGGACACGATCGTGGTCGACACGTCGAACTACTACCCCTACATGATGGGCCCCGTTGAGGCAGTAGACAACGGACAGGTCGAAAGCGAATGGAGCCAGGAACAGCTCGGTCGTCCCGTTGTGAAGGCGTGGAATGCAGCACTCGCCGGTACCCAGCAGACCAAGGGGCTCCCCGCGGGATCTCCTGGCCGAATTGCAATCCCTGTCGCTGCGGACTCCGCCGAGGCTCGCGCTACGGTCATGCAGCTCGTCGACGACACCGGCTTCGACCCCTTCGACGCCGGCGTGATCGCGGACTCGTGGCGCCAGCAGCCGGGCACCCCGGCCTACTGCACCGAGCTCGGCCTTGAGGACCTCGCTAAGGCTCTGACCTCGGCCGAGAAAGACAAGGCGACGATCACGCGTGACCGTCTCATCGAGTACTTCGGCTCTTTCGAGAAGATGCCCTCGCTCGACGAAACTGTCGCGATCAACCGCGCAGCACACAACTAGCA from Arthrobacter sp. NicSoilB8 harbors:
- a CDS encoding NAD(P)-binding domain-containing protein, producing the protein MKITVIGAGAIGGNLARRLSEAGHDVLVADARGPEVVAEDVLAAGARAAEVDAAVTDRDAIVLAIPFSVQPDLADLLAGVSKDTIVVDTSNYYPYMMGPVEAVDNGQVESEWSQEQLGRPVVKAWNAALAGTQQTKGLPAGSPGRIAIPVAADSAEARATVMQLVDDTGFDPFDAGVIADSWRQQPGTPAYCTELGLEDLAKALTSAEKDKATITRDRLIEYFGSFEKMPSLDETVAINRAAHN
- a CDS encoding winged helix-turn-helix domain-containing protein — its product is MASRLANPLTIPAEEDFNLFAVMFALNDPTRRAIVEFIAAEPGTGCSGSDFGVSKSALTRHWRVLRESGIIKQEAQGNRHRNWIRREELDRRFPGLMKLVLREHEATLRRASQADPDVV